The following proteins are encoded in a genomic region of Hymenobacter siberiensis:
- a CDS encoding DUF1345 domain-containing protein, whose product MNKTKATGTRPMSWARTMDVRWRLALAVIIGIAGALLAPHLLGTLARVVVGWVGFATTDLALIIMGMWQADTDDMRRVAASEDLPRTQAFVLVVCAAMASLGAVVGLMGSLKGISKDLRVLHVVLSVAAVVLAWTLVHLVFTLRYAHTYYDADEDTGQDTGGLIFPDDQGQDQSPKLTPNYVDFAYFSFIIGMTAQTADIGIGNRELRRAALLHGLIAFIFNTVIVALTIGTIGGMLN is encoded by the coding sequence ATGAATAAAACCAAGGCAACAGGCACCCGGCCAATGAGCTGGGCGCGAACAATGGATGTGCGCTGGCGGCTGGCCCTGGCGGTAATAATCGGCATTGCGGGTGCGCTGCTGGCCCCGCACCTGCTGGGCACCCTGGCCCGCGTGGTGGTGGGCTGGGTGGGCTTTGCTACCACCGACCTGGCGCTGATAATCATGGGCATGTGGCAGGCCGACACCGACGACATGCGCCGCGTAGCCGCCTCCGAAGACCTGCCCCGCACCCAGGCCTTCGTGCTGGTGGTGTGCGCGGCCATGGCCAGCCTGGGGGCCGTAGTGGGCCTGATGGGCTCGCTCAAAGGCATTTCGAAAGACCTGCGCGTACTGCACGTAGTGCTGAGCGTGGCCGCCGTAGTGCTGGCCTGGACGTTGGTGCACCTCGTGTTCACGCTGCGCTACGCCCACACCTATTACGACGCCGATGAAGACACCGGCCAGGACACCGGCGGCCTGATATTCCCCGACGACCAGGGCCAGGACCAGAGCCCCAAACTCACGCCCAACTACGTAGACTTCGCCTACTTTTCCTTCATCATCGGCATGACGGCCCAAACCGCCGACATTGGCATCGGCAACCGCGAGCTGCGCCGCGCCGCCCTGCTCCACGGCCTCATCGCCTTCATATTCAACACGGTCATCGTCGCCCTCACCATCGGCACCATCGGCGGAATGCTTAATTGA
- a CDS encoding nicotinate phosphoribosyltransferase encodes MNAAPLSGLYAPSLALVTDLYQLTMAYGYWQQGLQDREAVFHLYFRKAPFQGGYAVAAGLALTVDWVENLKFSEDDLEYLGSLRGSKGGVMFPPDFLRYLRELKFTCDIDAVPEGTVVFGNEPIMRVRGPLLQAQLLETALLTLINFQTLIATKAARIREATGPTDQILEFGLRRAQGFDGGLGASRAAYLGGADATSNVLAGQRYGIPVRGTHAHSWVMSFANEVDAFSAYAQAFPDDSVFLVDTYDTIEGVRQAIKVARQMRANGHELAGIRLDSGDLAYLSREARAVLDEAGFTETRIVASNDLEENLITSLKQQGARIDTWGVGTQLVTAYNQAALGGVYKLAALRKADDSGWDFTIKLSEQVAKTSIPGILQIRRYLNEYGKPRADMLYNTAESLPSHLMLVDPADSTRRLPIRPDTQFRELLEPVFRRGRRVLDLPTLAESRAHAQREVQSLDPGVRRFLNPHVFPVGLEMGLYEYRTRLILEKRPMRSA; translated from the coding sequence ATGAATGCTGCTCCCCTCTCCGGCCTCTACGCGCCCTCACTTGCCCTCGTCACCGATTTATACCAGCTTACGATGGCCTACGGCTACTGGCAGCAGGGCTTGCAGGACCGCGAGGCGGTGTTTCACCTCTACTTCCGCAAGGCCCCGTTTCAGGGCGGGTACGCGGTAGCCGCCGGGCTGGCCCTGACCGTTGATTGGGTGGAGAACCTGAAATTTTCGGAAGATGACCTGGAATACCTCGGCAGCCTGCGCGGCAGCAAAGGCGGGGTGATGTTTCCGCCCGATTTCCTGCGCTACCTGCGCGAACTGAAATTCACCTGCGACATCGACGCCGTGCCCGAGGGCACCGTTGTATTTGGCAATGAGCCCATTATGCGGGTGCGCGGGCCGCTGCTGCAGGCGCAATTGCTGGAAACAGCCCTGCTCACACTCATCAATTTCCAGACCCTGATTGCCACCAAAGCGGCCCGCATCCGGGAGGCCACCGGGCCAACCGACCAGATTCTGGAGTTTGGCCTGCGCCGCGCCCAGGGCTTCGATGGTGGCCTGGGAGCCAGCCGGGCGGCCTACCTCGGCGGGGCCGATGCCACCAGCAACGTACTGGCCGGGCAGCGCTACGGCATTCCGGTGCGCGGCACGCACGCGCACAGCTGGGTGATGTCGTTTGCTAATGAAGTGGATGCGTTTTCGGCCTATGCCCAGGCATTTCCCGACGACTCGGTATTTCTGGTGGATACCTATGATACGATTGAGGGCGTGCGCCAGGCCATTAAAGTGGCCCGCCAGATGCGCGCTAACGGCCACGAGTTAGCCGGTATCCGGCTCGATTCGGGCGACCTCGCCTACCTTAGCCGCGAGGCGCGGGCGGTGCTCGACGAGGCCGGCTTTACCGAAACGCGCATCGTGGCCAGCAACGATTTGGAGGAAAACCTCATCACCAGCCTCAAGCAGCAGGGCGCCCGCATCGATACCTGGGGCGTGGGCACCCAGCTCGTAACGGCCTACAACCAGGCCGCACTGGGGGGCGTGTACAAGCTGGCCGCCCTACGCAAAGCCGATGACTCGGGCTGGGACTTCACCATCAAGCTCTCCGAGCAGGTGGCCAAAACCAGCATCCCGGGCATCCTGCAAATTCGCCGCTACCTGAACGAGTACGGCAAGCCCCGCGCCGATATGCTGTACAACACGGCCGAGAGCCTGCCCAGCCACCTCATGCTCGTGGACCCGGCCGACAGCACCCGCCGCCTGCCCATCCGGCCCGATACCCAGTTTCGCGAGCTGCTGGAGCCGGTGTTCCGGCGCGGCCGCCGCGTGCTCGACCTGCCCACCCTAGCCGAGAGCCGCGCCCACGCCCAGCGCGAAGTGCAAAGCCTCGACCCAGGGGTGCGCCGCTTCCTGAATCCCCACGTATTCCCCGTCGGTCTCGAAATGGGCCTCTACGAGTACCGTACCCGTCTGATTCTGGAGAAGCGGCCGATGCGCTCGGCGTAA
- a CDS encoding IS5 family transposase translates to MEVLSKDMIRQWILPALTFSAHGRPSVVEPAELVEAILYKLKSGCQWRLLPVKQFFTGASLTWQGVYARFNAWRKDGSWQGVWLRLLRENGAHLDCSSVQLDGSHTPAKNGGEAVGYQGRKKARTTTALFLADNRGQPLACASPQAGNHHDTHQLNALFGEICASLEAANIPVAGLFLNADKAFDTQGFRQECARRDIEANIPRNRRAADWQTDDDTFFDPELYRRRVVVEHANAWLDGFKTLLVRYETSVGNWLAWHWLAFVVIFLRKINQKPTF, encoded by the coding sequence ATGGAAGTCCTGTCCAAAGATATGATTCGCCAATGGATTCTGCCCGCGCTCACCTTCTCCGCCCATGGCCGCCCCTCGGTCGTGGAGCCGGCCGAGTTGGTGGAAGCCATTCTCTACAAACTCAAAAGCGGCTGTCAATGGCGATTGTTGCCTGTTAAACAGTTTTTTACGGGCGCATCGCTGACCTGGCAGGGCGTGTACGCCCGCTTTAATGCGTGGCGCAAGGACGGGTCCTGGCAAGGGGTATGGCTCCGCTTGTTGCGCGAAAACGGGGCCCATCTGGACTGTTCCAGCGTCCAACTCGACGGCAGCCACACGCCCGCCAAGAACGGCGGGGAGGCCGTCGGCTATCAGGGCCGCAAGAAAGCCCGTACCACCACAGCCCTCTTCTTGGCCGATAACCGGGGACAACCGCTGGCCTGCGCCAGCCCGCAGGCGGGCAACCACCACGACACCCACCAGCTCAACGCCTTGTTCGGGGAAATCTGCGCCTCGCTCGAAGCGGCTAATATTCCCGTCGCCGGGCTGTTTCTGAACGCCGACAAAGCCTTTGACACCCAAGGCTTTCGTCAGGAATGCGCCCGGCGCGACATCGAGGCCAACATTCCCCGCAACCGCCGCGCCGCCGACTGGCAGACCGACGACGACACCTTTTTCGATCCCGAACTCTACCGCCGCCGCGTCGTGGTCGAACACGCCAACGCCTGGCTCGACGGCTTTAAAACCTTGCTCGTGCGCTACGAAACCAGCGTCGGCAATTGGCTGGCCTGGCACTGGCTCGCCTTCGTCGTCATCTTTTTGCGAAAAATTAATCAAAAGCCGACTTTCTAA
- a CDS encoding DUF4262 domain-containing protein — MSHEEHNTQAEINIKNDIEKHGWTVCLFEADTATPAFAYTIGLWKNFNHPELIAFGLPLDTMHAILNDAGDTIKAGNPLETAINNFDILELHPVQFRQVSADNIPDYFGYAQWFYDCEAFPALQLFWTDKGGKFPWEPEFEESYQLDQPLLGQKLDFKFFEPRNAATFIAEEVLSGGRPILWVWHDSDDGTWSFANKSSDKMLIVGLDEAVAHDPAINNLFNLPTDYIATRVSV; from the coding sequence ATGTCGCATGAAGAACACAATACCCAAGCCGAAATCAACATCAAAAACGATATTGAAAAACATGGCTGGACGGTCTGCTTATTTGAAGCAGATACCGCCACGCCCGCATTTGCTTACACAATTGGTCTGTGGAAGAATTTTAATCATCCCGAGCTAATTGCCTTTGGTCTACCTCTCGATACGATGCACGCTATTTTGAATGATGCCGGTGACACCATCAAAGCCGGTAATCCTTTGGAAACGGCTATCAATAACTTCGATATTCTGGAGCTGCACCCGGTTCAGTTTCGGCAGGTTAGTGCAGATAATATTCCTGACTATTTCGGCTATGCCCAGTGGTTTTATGACTGCGAAGCCTTCCCCGCGCTGCAACTATTCTGGACGGATAAAGGCGGTAAGTTCCCTTGGGAGCCGGAGTTCGAGGAGAGCTACCAACTAGACCAACCTCTTCTGGGCCAGAAGCTTGACTTCAAATTTTTCGAGCCCCGAAACGCGGCCACCTTTATAGCTGAAGAAGTATTGAGCGGAGGACGACCTATTCTTTGGGTCTGGCACGATAGCGACGATGGTACTTGGTCGTTTGCAAATAAGTCAAGCGATAAAATGCTGATTGTCGGATTAGATGAGGCGGTAGCGCACGACCCTGCCATCAATAACTTATTCAACTTGCCAACAGACTACATAGCAACACGAGTGTCTGTTTAA
- a CDS encoding AIR synthase-related protein has product MNDTKNNPAGYSIEEGNAASRNAYNWSKKTFVNRKGKPGEPAQDLDGGFSNEIRFGAERLGISSDGIGTKIEVAERLNKYDTLGYDLIAMTADDLIAAGFVPTNLSNIIDVNHLDYDVVDQMMRGLHDAANFAQVAITGGEIAELGNRIGGWPGAKMNFNWCSTAIGVLHPSLAQPLSGKTAQAGHVVVALRSPSFRSNGYSLARKTLQKVFGDNWHDAPYDGTDDGLYPTWGDAMLAPSLIYSPGVAALLDAGLPLHGVAHITGGGVADNFQRVLKNGLGAVLDNLFEPLPAMQRLCEIGDISAETAYLYWNMGTGMLVVTEEASAAAVVASLQASGYDAQLAGRLTAESGVTLHVGAGELRYA; this is encoded by the coding sequence ATGAACGACACGAAAAATAACCCCGCCGGCTACTCCATCGAAGAAGGCAACGCCGCCTCGCGCAACGCCTACAACTGGTCGAAAAAAACCTTCGTCAACCGCAAAGGCAAGCCCGGCGAGCCCGCCCAGGACCTCGACGGCGGCTTCAGCAACGAAATTCGTTTCGGAGCCGAGCGCCTTGGCATCAGCTCCGACGGTATCGGGACCAAGATTGAGGTGGCCGAGCGCCTGAACAAGTACGATACTCTCGGCTACGACCTCATCGCCATGACGGCCGACGACCTCATCGCCGCTGGCTTCGTGCCCACCAACCTCTCCAATATCATCGACGTGAACCACCTCGACTACGACGTGGTGGACCAGATGATGCGCGGCCTGCACGATGCTGCCAACTTCGCCCAGGTGGCCATCACGGGCGGCGAAATCGCGGAGCTGGGCAATCGCATCGGCGGCTGGCCCGGCGCGAAGATGAACTTCAACTGGTGCTCCACGGCCATCGGCGTGCTGCACCCCAGCCTGGCCCAGCCCCTGAGCGGCAAAACCGCCCAGGCCGGCCACGTGGTGGTGGCCCTGCGCTCGCCCTCGTTCCGCTCCAACGGCTACTCGCTGGCCCGCAAGACGCTGCAAAAGGTATTCGGTGACAACTGGCACGATGCGCCCTACGACGGCACCGACGACGGCCTATATCCCACCTGGGGCGACGCCATGCTCGCGCCTTCGCTCATCTACTCGCCCGGCGTAGCGGCCTTGCTCGATGCCGGCCTGCCGCTACACGGCGTGGCCCACATCACGGGCGGCGGTGTGGCCGATAACTTCCAGCGGGTGCTCAAAAATGGCCTCGGTGCGGTGCTGGATAATCTTTTCGAGCCTCTGCCCGCCATGCAGCGCCTCTGCGAAATCGGCGACATCAGCGCCGAAACAGCCTACCTCTACTGGAATATGGGCACCGGCATGCTCGTCGTAACCGAAGAAGCTTCTGCTGCTGCCGTAGTGGCTTCACTGCAGGCTAGCGGCTATGACGCGCAATTGGCTGGCCGCCTCACGGCTGAGAGTGGCGTGACGCTGCATGTGGGCGCGGGCGAGCTTCGGTACGCGTAA